atctcccgcgtggtataacattgactgttctcagttaatgtctcgatttgatctctatcaacttcaactggtctacccaaccgtggagcatcgtccagcgagaaatctctagcacgaaactttgcaaaccacttttgacacgtttgatcagtcacagcaccttctccatacactgcacaaatctttttttgcatttcagttacagttttgcctttcttgaaataataaagcataatatgccgaaaatgctgcttttttccttccatcttcaatattaaaatggctacacaaaaattcaccaatttcggtatttttaaaatgcacactggtatgacagctgtcacaatacaatctaacaaaattgttttgaatgagggctaaagacaactaagcgctacttagagccatcttacggaaaaaaccgaacgaacGTTTTTGCCAACCCAATATTACAAAAGGCTGAGAAGTGCAAACAGCAGGAAATTGCTATTTATGGAGACTGAGCAGTCTGCTGAGGTAGGGATGAGTACCTTGGTCTGGAGGAGGTCCTGGATAGGAGGACCCAGGCTTAGCAGGCATCTAGAAGCAGAAGCAAGGAGTAGGCAACCTTCACCAAGCTGTGCTTTGAAGGCAGCAAGGTGAGTGTCCCGGCTTGGCTCCTGCATCATCTCATTATTTGCCACAATTCCTGAGATTCCACTTTCAGTCATCTTTTTCTTTGGGTCTTGAAGGGGTTTCAGCCTCAGAGGTTCTTTTGGAGGAGCACCCCAAACCATTATTTTTGAGGATTAGGAGACATTGAGCTAAAAATAAAGCCTTATAGGGATAGGATTGAAGCTAGATATTCTCATAGTAgtattaaaaacaagacaacaggcccaaagtagagtcacttatgctaagccccatgtcACCAAACGGAGACATAGTTTCGGTTCTTCCAGAAATAGAATCTTAAACCAATCAATCAGGATTTGCCTGATCAGCACTACTTAGGTAGTCTGCCTTCTAGACCCCTGCCACCTCCTATAGGAAAGTGACCTTGCAATAACCAACCCACTTTTTTGCCTGGTGTAACGGCCTTTTTCCTGCCCCCTTCTGCCTACACAAGTCTTTCACTTGTATAGCCCCTTGAAGCTCCTTTCTCTttgctagattggatgctgcccaattcatgaattgttgaataaagcagtaagatctttaaaatttactcagttgaattttgttttttaacagtagAGAAAGAGGAGGGCTGAACTGtatgggggaagagaaagaaggtcaCAGGTGGCAACTTTAGACACGATCTCACTTCACAAATCTGCTTAGAACTGGCCTCAGGGAAAAATGAACCATAGTTTTGCCAAAAAGTTATAAGAAAAACTCCGtagaagtttttcctttttctgtaattttttggaagggctctttttacttttctaaatttgTCCATACTCTTCTctttaagttacttggaaactgTAGCATCTGCCTTCAGCAAATATACTTAAACTTCCCCCACAttcacacatttctccaaagtcaGATACGTTatcagatttaataaaattattcaagaaCTGTGCATGATTTACTGCAGGCCTCAGCCCGTTTATTTAAAGCTCATAGTACATAGGGACAGATTGTTATGTTAAAACAACTCAACAGACACTGGCTTGTATACTAAACAAGTCAGTTTGATCAAAATATACTCTTAGAGTAACACTTTTGATAAAATTTATCTTAAGGCTTGCTTGTCTCAAAATAGTCTAACACAGTGCCTACACATGGTAtatactcaacaaatacttgttaagATGCATTTCATTATGATAGTCATAATTCAATAATAAACAACtgtataattaaaatagtaaactACTCTTCaagttggaaggaaaaaaagaggatagtTTCACAACTACTGGAAAATTTGCTGTGGTATAAAGGCAAGGTAAAATGCAAATTACCtcaaaacacacatatacacacactatatttaAATCAGAAACTACAGTCTCTTTAATTTCTCACTCTCTTGGACATATTAATTATGTCTGAAAATTTGAAAAGGCTACCATTGTAAGATATTAATAATTGAGAGTTCTTATGAAAGTAACTTCAGAACCACATCACAAAAAGATCAGAACAGTGACTTCTCTTCTAAatattgatgatttttaaaaatgcgcTTACCCCATTTCAACGGTTGACCCCAGAAATGAGGGTATGCAGTAGTCAGCAGCTGCCAGTGTATACGGTGGTCGAGCAGCAGAATCATCCCAGTAAATGTCCTTCTTCATTTTGGGTAAGCTCATGTGCATTTCATCGACGGCTAAAAGGGAGACCTAAAATCATCGTTAGAGTGTTAGAATAATTCAGATGTGAATtgtatttataaagaaagaataagttTAGTGGGTGCATGGGGTTTGGAATGGGATAGAACACAgtgtgaatgagtgaatatacAAATGTCTGTAGTTCATATTTGCTTCAACCAGTGCTGCTACAGAGAGTTATACATGTCGTTCACTGCATAAGAGCACTTGGCAGTGGGGATAAGTGGAGCCATAAAACTGCCCAGACTAGATTCATCAAGCCACATACCCCAGAGTGGAGTGCATCTTATCTGGAGGCAGGAGAGacacctttttcttctttgctcaaAATTTTCTAATTGTCTAGTGGCTCTCCTGACAGCAACCACATAATCCCAGATATTGCAGGAAGCTGAAGATTTCAATATCCCATTTCATTGATTCCATAAACATATTTATACTTGATATCATTTCTTATGTGccctgaatttttgtttgtttgtttagaaaaatatatcaacaaGCCTATACTGTTTAGGGTTATAGTGTCTTCTCCTTTTGACTTTGACAAACTGATGCATGAATAAATTATTAATCCTCTGGAAATCTAATTTTTACAAAGAGTGAGTGGTGTAGGCATTACACTTCTTCCTCAACAGGCTGACAATGTGATTGTTAGAGGTCAATACAGAGGTCGTGACCTGCCAGTTGACCTGTGAGCTGGATGAGAGTAATCGGAGGCtcctctcccctgtccttggaatgtatattctgcccactgttcccacagtgggagctgttTCAAGGACACAACCTTGAGAGAGTAATGTgctgttgagaccatctggactgaataCATGACTGAACCCCAGTAAGGCCTCTATATCAAATTTTAGGATTCTGGCAGGTAGGTGTGGAGGTCTACTCATCTTGTATCCACTGAAGACAAGCCTCTTAATTAAGTTCCTAGCTtgttaaacctgccacctaccaatctggagcggtctgcctttttctttggtctctccttgccctctgtgtacTGGGGCCAGTTTGTGAAACAACAGCAAAATGTTTTAACCTGTGTAACAGCTGAGTAAGGGCTTGAAACAGATGAGCAAGTTGAAGCCCTTTTCTCAGCCTGTAGTTCTCAGAGAAGAGAATGGGTTGAGGAGAGTCTTGCCTAAAAGCAAAATTCTCTCATGCTGAGTCTTCATGAAAAATATCTCTGAAATAATGCTTCAGGGTAAAGGCTCTGGGGTCCATTTGCTGTGACTgagggagatttgagacacagGCTGGCATGGCCCATGTTTCCAGTGTCCAGCTGCTGGACATCTGACTGCAGGGACCTACATGATGTGAGTTGGGAACTCACATTGGATTGTGTCTGGCTGCCACTTTatgtcatttttaatctttttaggtGGCAATAGGAAACAGattaaagaatgaattaaaatattggtCTGTACTGAGATGGAAGTGGCTATGTAAAGTTAGTAAAGAAACCTACAAAGAAAACTGGCTTGAAATTGTATTTAAAAGGGACTATATTTTACCGGAACTGAGATCCAGGACCCGTGAGGTTCCAAAAGGACCTCGAAACAACATACTGAATAGCCAAACCTCTTTTGTTTGTGGCTAAAGCACTCAAGTTCAGGGGCCGGCATTCAGAGTCTGTTTAGATTATTAATGtttgtaaaggaaagaaaagctccTCTAACCTGCAGATTTCTGTCAATGCACCAGTTAGTttcaaaatcatcatcatcttctccAAAAGGGTTGATGAGTTGCTCAGCTACCTGCAATTGAGAACATAGAATAAGTCCGCCGTGATGCTGTGATGACTAAGAGTGAAGGTTGAAGAGGATTCCTGTTTCACTCTCTGCTTTCTTTGGTCACCTTTCATAATAGGAAGCCTAGAGCGGAGTGGGTTGTTCTGCAGATGCAGATATTTGTCAGCCAGTGAGAATGGACTCAGACCATGAATCATGCACCTGCAGGGTCTGCTCTCCAAAGACTCTATTCAGCTGGTGACAATGCAGGCCCCAACTAGGAGAAGCCATGGGCTGTTTAGGAGCCAAATGACTGATTCTCAGGTACAAATCAGCCAGCAAATATCAAAAGAgcattgtgctaggcactttgAGGGGTACGTAGCCTGTGCCCTGAAAGAATTTACAAAGGGCCAGGTGATgagataaaatgtaaatgtggGCAAGGTTAAACAGCAAAGAAAGACTTcacaattagagaaaataatacaAGGAGATTTCATAATTATTGGACATAACTGCTAACTTAAtgagtcacagagctagtaagtcaCAAAGCTGGAATTTTTCTTACTTAGTTTTATCTTAAAGGATTTATGGCTATCTAGTAAGTTACTTTGAAGTTAAGTAACTTCTTATCATATATCTTCTAACAGTTGGTAAGCATTAGATGTTCTTACCATGTTCCTGAATTGAATAGCCTTCTTGATGAGAGATTTATATGCCAAATATGTCTCACCTGTTAGTCTCTATTTTCATTAATTCCCTTTGATTTTGATTACCtggacctgtgtgtgtgtgtgtttgtgtgtgtatgtgtgtgtatgtggttttACATTGGGCCTAGATGTAAAAAACTTACAAGTGTATAAAACAAAGGCGCCATTGATTAGTTGAGTTCCTAGATTCTGAGACTATTTGGTAGAAAATCTACCTACGTATTTTTTAGGATTTAAGTCTAACCActacatcaaaatcacctggagagcttttaaagaaaattgatgCCTGGGtccgcaccccaccccaccccccgagattctgatttaatgggTGTGAGGTTGAGCCCTGGCATCattattgagtagagctcccagGAGTTTTTAATGTGTGGCCattgttgagaaccactgacttagagAAGGACATCACCTTGTTCTAAGGGACAGCCTGTGGCAGGGCCCATGCCCCTGGATCAGTCACAGCAATATCCATTGTCAGAGTCCTTCACTGCAAGTTCCAAGGGGCTGTCTACCTTTCTTGTCTGGGGTTTTCCTTAAATTAAATGGGCCACTGGATGGgtcctgaaaatatttttgttacatCCAGAATTTCACTTTTATGGGATCCATCCTGCATATAGTATTAGAGTCTACATTTAACTACCAAAATGATATCCATGTTTCTGAATTGACTATGTCACAAAAATATCCTTTACTCACTTGGAGGCTCCATTTCGAGCAAACAACTCAGTAATACACCGTTCATAAGATTAAGATGGGTTTTCACACtttgaaaagatttataaatattagaattGTCCAGACAAAACTGCTGTTTAGAAACTGAGATCCAATCCACTGGGTGGGAAAACTACCTTCTCTTAGGATTACCTGTCTCTTAATAGAGCTaagattgtcttttcatattttgccttcaaaatattttataaaggaaaagactgtTAATATTTTAGAGAGCACTTCAGAAGGCAGGAACTGCTGGCTCTTCCTTCCAGGCTGGCCAAACATCTCATGTGGacacaaagtgaagaataaaaagctCAGCACAACTCAGGGGAAAGGACAATAGAAGACCAGAGTAACTGAGTGTTTGGGCCAATTGTGGTGAGTTTGTGTTTATAAAAGTAGAGTCTACTTTTTTCTCTAATGGGAAATGAGAGCTATTAGTCTCTATtactctttctctgtcttaaatGGGTAAAAATAATTGAGTCACTGTCATctggttaaaaatgtttttgccaTTTGTAAAGGAAATGCCTTTACTCTTTGGAGGATAACTTGAAGTgccaacatatttatttttcctggttaAAATTCAAACCAATGAAAGTAAAGGCATCTGCAGAGAAAATGCTTCCACAACCTGAAAGGCCTCGACGGTGCACTGTGGCAGTTTGGAAGGTCAAACAtttgaaattctattttattaaaattatcttcaaaCTGTCTTTAGATTTCAATTAACTTAATGAAGCCATTGTCTTTGATCTTTTTCTGTCACATACAAAAGAGATGGAAGAATCAGGCCTCTGATACTTTTACATACATCTGGGGTTGGAGGGAGATGGTAGCAGGAACAAATAAAATTCTACACTGATGATTGGACTAGTTGTTTTCACTGGTCTGACCTGTTTTTAATTTCCTGGCAAACCAAATATTGTCATTAATCCTGGGGTTTCTGGTTTTGATTCCAATGAATTCCTTTGAGTCTCAGTTCTGGTTTTGAAAGTGGAATGCATTTAATGTCGTGGCACAGCTAGTGGGATTTCAGGGAATAGAAGCTAACTATCTACAGAGTTGAACAGAACCaagataataatataatattaatgctTAAGTCTGAGATACAAGGCTTCTTATTTACTCTCTTTTACTCTGCTTAGTTGCTTGTTGTGGTATAAAATATCAATGCAGGTACACTTATTACTTTAATTACATTATTGTAATCCTAATGCGAGCACACAAAGACTTAAAACCATCAGTGGCCATAAAAGAGTAGCGTCTGCATAAATGAGCTGCTTCAGACCCTACAGTACAGTACTCACCACATCCCTGCCACTTTAATGCCTTGTTGAAAAGTAATAACATCTCTGAGCTATTAAATGTTAAATCTACCTTTGACTCACTCATGAATGAGTGATTCAGTAAGGGATCAGTGTGCAGAGTTTGGAACATGACGGAGATTACAGAGCAGGTCTCAGGCACTGAGACTGTTGGCTACCTTGAGCCATCCTGCATAGAAGAAGAATTGTAGGAGAGTAAAGATCGGAATGTAAAGATCTAAGTCATGCCCTGAGTAGCCTTTGGTGGGATCCAAAAACTGGCGTCCAATCAGGCACGCAAAGAAGAAGGTGTAGACAGCTAGCGTGACAACCTGAAACAGAGAGAAACCCAAGTGAGAGCACAGCGCTGGCTGCCCGAGAGAGACAGCATGCCAAAGTGggcaagtagaaagaaaaatcacGTGCCAAGGATTTGATACCTGGGTGTAAACCAGCGGAATCCCAACCCAGTCATAACCAAATAAGAGGCTGCACCAGGAGCGAAATCGGTTCATTTCCTAAGCCAGAAACAAATTAAACACGATTTACTAAGGTGATGGGTGtggtaataaatattttctgggaTTCAGAATATGGCCGTGACTTTTAGGAATACACCTGTAAAATGATGAGACTTTGAAAGGCTAGAAATTGGTTCTGAAATCcactccaaaatgaaaattttgaaaatgacaagCTATCAACATAATTCAACAATGTGCAAAAGGGATTGAGTACagttggacattttaaaaaacattaagatAAATCAGGACTGTATAGAAATATCCCCTACTCTATTGAATTCATAATTTCCAACATATATATTGGCCCCAAGTGGTGGTAGGAAGGCAgtggttaatattttaaataaatcatttctaAATTATGTGGAGAGcagattattttttgtttcctcgATTGCTTTTGAAAACATGCTTACTGTAGATCttagaaaaaagaactaaatacatCCTAAACCATTCCCCCAACAAATGAAGACTTTAGAATGCTTCTATTGACAGAAAATCTATCCCTGTTTAAAGCAGGAAGGACTGGGatccattgatttcttttttctccattgaacGCAAGTTATTATTtaagactgggagaaagtatacGTTAAATTGGGAGCTGTTTTTAAATCATTCACTCCTTTTTGCCTACTCGAGGCAGGAGACTGTCATGGCACAAATCTCTCTAGCCCTTCTATAAATTTGTTTCTCAAATGAATTcaggattatttcatttaatgaaaaCACAGTCTTGTTTCCTGGAGCATCTGGAAAGCTGGGTTAACCTTGGGATATTCCGATTTTGGGGAACTGACTGGGGGTGTTTATTTCTACTCCAGATTTGGTCTGGGATCCTGGAGCTAGGGATGGCAAATATGCCTTGAGGGCGCCAGATCCTTCCGAGCCCTGGCAGACGTTGCTGATCAATcaaagaacattttcttacaGAGCCTATTACAAAGCCTACTTCTGTTTAAAACAGAGCCTCTAAGCAACCACCTCCAATCAATCTGAGTTAAACTGTGTACTATTCTCCTCCTGCATTTGAGGGTTCTGATACTAGCCCAGTCTTTCTGGTTCCTTTGGAACCAGGATTGAACAAATTGGACTCGTCCAGGTCCAACCTGTTGCATCCAGGTCCCTGTTGGTCTCTGATTAGCATCTTTTACTGACAGTTTACTATGTACTTACAGTCATCAATGATTGCAGATCAACACTGTCTCTGATTCTACCTTCCTTCCGGGCTTTAGCTGCAAGATTTCCAAACCAGATGAATGGAACCCAGTATTTCAGATGAGGAGATTTGAGGtgttcaaataattttctttcatctgctgtCATAAAACctttacacaaaataaaaatagctagaTTATACAGACTTGGTTTAGCGCTAATATATTACCCTATATATTTCAGTGTCTACTATGTGAGCATATAATGGGGGATattcaagaaatataaaataaaggttCCTGTCTCAAGTAGTTTTTACTTGTTTCAGAGATAAGGAATATGTACTCACGAGCAcgcgtgcacacatgcacacacacacacacaagttataTATCGGTATAGGAGGCAATGCATGTGAGCAATCCCTAACAGAGGCGGCCAGTAGGAAGTAAGGTGACATTAAATGTGGACTAGGACATCTGGGGAAGGTCTCTTCTTTAGGTTTTGGTTTATTCATCTAAAATTGGGAACAAGAATACTTAGAATTGTTtggattaaaagaataaaacGTGATAATGTATAcaaagcacttagtacagtgcCGAACACGTGAATCGCATAACATTTCATCCTGACCCCTCCTTTCAAACTCCTAATTAACCAGGACCTCTTCTGCGAAGCCTTCCTtgattccttccttctccttccccagggATTTCTCCCCTTCAGAGCTCCACCA
The genomic region above belongs to Balaenoptera musculus isolate JJ_BM4_2016_0621 chromosome 10, mBalMus1.pri.v3, whole genome shotgun sequence and contains:
- the BEST3 gene encoding bestrophin-3 isoform X5, with the translated sequence MTVTYSSKVANATFFGFHRLLLKWRGSIYKLLYREFIVFAVLYTAISFMYRLLLTGAQKRYFEKLSIYCDRYAEQIPVTFVLGFYVTLVVNRWWNQFVNLPWPDRLMFLISSSVHGSDEHGRLLRRTLMRYVNLTSLLIFRSVSTAVYKRFPTMDHVVEAGFMTADERKLFEHLKSPHLKYWVPFIWFGNLAAKARKEGRIRDSVDLQSLMTEMNRFRSWCSLLFGYDWVGIPLVYTQVVTLAVYTFFFACLIGRQFLDPTKGYSGHDLDLYIPIFTLLQFFFYAGWLKVAEQLINPFGEDDDDFETNWCIDRNLQVSLLAVDEMHMSLPKMKKDIYWDDSAARPPYTLAAADYCIPSFLGSTVEMGNIALGIYKTLEKIHNPNDYWED